The genomic window ATCACAATGCTGACCACATTCAAGTTACCCAAGACGCAACTGAACAGGCCGCCTTAGAAAAACTCAGACAAGATATGTTGCCCGCAATCTTTACTGGTAACCAACATATCATGGAAGACATGGCCGTTCCTTTATCGCAGTTGGCCCCACTGATGGATTACATCCAAGACCTAAGCAAAGAACTAGGTGTAAAAATTTATACCGCCGGTCACGCCGGAGATGGTAACGTTCATCCTTCAATCGTCTGGCCAGAGTCTGTGAAGGAGACACCGGACACTGTCATTATCGCTTTGCAAAAGATGTTCAAGAAGACACTAGAATTAGGTGGAACAATTTCCGGAGAACACGCCGTCGGCATGTTAAAAAATCAATGGAACAACGCCGAATTAGGGGAAGACGTCGACCAGTTGCAACACCAAATCAAGGATCTATTTGACCCAATGAATGTTTTAAATCCAAAACGTAAAATTGATTAATATGATACCTATAAATAAAGAGACTACTGATTTTTTCAGTAGCCTCTTTTTAGTTCGTTTTATATTAATAAAACTTATGTCGCAGACTGAGAGTATTGACTAGAATAACTCACATTCCTCTTTCTAAGTTACTTAAAGATATTGAACTAAACCAATCTAGGTGGAGAACAAAAATCGATGCCTGGCTCAGCCGAGAAATTATTGTTGGTCGGCGATGACGCCGGCTTACAATAAGAGGCAGCTTTGAGATTTTTTCGGCCTTTGAAAAAAGCTCAAAGTGTCTCCTCAGCGTTCCAGCCAGATGGCAATCGATTTTTGTTCTCCACCGGAAGTCCATAACCATCTATGTTTAGCGAATCATTCTGACGCTCTCGCGCTCATTAATTGTAATTGGGGTGATCTTTTGATCCACTCGTTTCTTAGAATCTAGCAACCAGTTAACTCCGGCAACTCCCATATCGTAAAAGCTCTGCGTAACACTAGTCAATTGCGGTTGGACAATCTCACAGAGATTGGTGCCGTCAATTGCGACAATCGATAAATCATCCGGTACCGCCAATCCAAAACTGCGAGCTTGATTCATCACACCGATTGCCACCCAGTCGGAACCACAGACCACCGCCGTCAACTCAGTCTTAGCACCATAATCAGTCATCGATTTTTGACCGGCTTCGTAACTGTAATCGCCTAAAGATGTCCACTCAGATTTTGGTTCGACACCCGCATCTAACAGTGCTTGATGATATCCCTTCAACCTCAATACACCAGTGATCGTGCGTTCAAATTCCAATCCAGCCAAGCCGATTTTTGTATGTCCGCGATCCAACAAATATTTAGTTGCTTGATAACCGATCTGATAATCATCTGAACTAATAAATGGCAAATTGCGACCATCCAATGAGATTGATAAAAAGCAAAATGGAATATTCGCCGATTGTAACAACTCTAAATTTTTAGGAGCTAAATCTACGGACAATAGCAATACTCCCATGACTGAGCGTTCTACCACTGTGTTGATGGCTCTACGCTGTCGTTCTGAATCTTCATCCCCTGCGTACAAGATGATGACATTCAAATTTTGTGGAAAAGCCATTTCTTGAATACCATCAATAATTGCATTTGAAAAATTAGTCTTAGTAGCGTTAACGATCACAGCAAGGTCATTGCTCTTTTTCGTTACTAGTTCCATCGCCGAGGTATTCTTTCGGTAGCCTAATTCTTTAGCTGCGTCACGAACTTTCTTAGCTGTTTTGTCGCCAAAAAAGCCTTCTTTATTCGTTAAAACTCGCGAGACGGTTGCTGCCGAAACTCCAGTTTTTTGCGCGATGTCTTTAATAGTTGCGACCACTAGAAATTCCCCCTTGATGATTTGTTAATTACTATTCTACTTGTTTTTCACAAATAAAACATAGATTTAGGGAAATTTACGCAAATTTACACAAACGTTTGTGTTTTTGATTTAAAGGTATTGTAAACGTTTGTGTAAAATGTTAGTATCATTCATGAAACCGGTTGCAACAAATGTACGACAATATTTTTTCACTTGAGGGGGACTACAAATGGTTGATAATAAAACTCTAGAAACTGACATACCTGCTGAAACAACCACAGCCAAAAATTCAGTTTCAAAAAATTCACTACCAAATTTATCTATGCGAACAATTTTTGCCATGACTTTTGGATTCTTCGGAGTCAACATGGCTTTCTCGCTTCAGTCATCACAAATGGGACGTATCTTCCAGACTATCGGTGCTGATCCTACTAAATTAGGATTTTTCTTCATCTTGCCACCACTAGCCGGAATGATCGTTCAACCTTTGATCGGTAAATATTCCGACCGCACTTGGAATCGTTTTGGACGCCGAATGCCATACCTTTTGATCGGTGCTCCAATCGCTGCTTTAGTTATGGTCTTATTGCCAAACGGCGGAAACCTGGGCTTAGGCTTTGCCTCTGTTGCCGCACTTTGGTTTGGTGCTATTTCAGTATTATTTATGGACTTATCTTCTAATGTTTGTATGCAACCATTCAAGATGATCATTGGCGATATGGTCAATGAGGATCAAAAAGATCTTGCTTGGTCTTGGCAACAATCATTTTCAAATCTAGGTGGCGTTTTAGCTACTATCCTACCTTTCTTACTAACTTGGTTCGGGATTTCAAACGTTGCTCCTAAAGGAACCGTACCATTGTCACTCCGTTTAGCTTTTTACATTGGTGCAGCTATTCTTTTGATCACCGCTTTATACACTGTTATGTCAGTTCACGAATATGACCCAGATACTTATGCTGACTACCACCACATCGACCGCAACGCTCATAAAAAATCAGTCAGTCTTTGGAAATTAGTTAAGACTGCTCCAAAGTCTTTCTGGGAAATCTTCGTCGTTCAAATTTTCAACTGGTTTGCTTTCCAATATTTATGTACATACGGAACTGGTGCTATTGCAAAAAATGTTTGGCACACAGTCAACGCTTCATCAGCCGGATATCAAGCTGCTGGTAACTGGTTTGGAATCATGACCTGCGTTCAATCAATTGCCGCCGTTGTTTGGGGCTTTGCAGTTCTATCGCACACAAAACCTACACAACGTAAATTCTGGTTGAGATTAAGTTTGATTTTAGGTGGATTAGGATTTGTTTCAATTTTCTTCATTCACTCACAACTACTATTGATCATTCCATTTTGCTTGATCGGTATTTGGTACCTAACAATGCAGACACAACCACTTTCACTTTTTACAGAATCATTGAATGGTGAAAATGAAGGTGCTTATCTAGGATTATTCAACTGTGGTATTTGTTTGCCACAAATCATCGCTTCATTATTGAGTTTCGTGATTTTCCCAATGGTCGGAAAATCAATGCCAGGAATGATTGCTGTTGCCGGTGTTGCCCTATTGATCGGTTCGCTAGCTGTCAGCGTTATTCACCCAACTATTACTAAAACTACTGAGGAGGAAATGTAATTATGACTAAGAAATGGTGGCAAGGTTCGGTTGTTTATCAAGTTTATCCACGTAGCTATCAAGATAGCAATGGCGACGGAATTGGCGATTTACCAGGATTAACTCAACGCCTACCTTATATTAAAAAATTAGGTGCAGACGTCATTTGGTTAAATCCAATCTATAAATCTCCTGACAAGGACAATGGCTACGATATTAGTGATTATCGTTCGATCCAACCAGCTTATGGCACAATGGACGATTTCGATACCATGCTTGAATCAGCCCACAAACAAGGTTTAAAAATCTTGATGGACTTAGTTGTCAATCACACTTCTGACAAACACGAATGGTTTGAACAAAGTCGCCAATCAAAAGACAATCCATATTCCGATTACTACATTTGGAGAGATCCTGTCGATGGTCACGCTCCTAACAATTGGGGGTCATACTTCTCAGGACCAGCTTGGACTTATGAACCAAAACGTGGACAATACTACTTACATCTTTTTGCACCAGGACAACCTGATCTAAATTGGGAAAATCCTAAGGTCAGACAAGAAGTCTACAGTCTGATGAAGTTCTGGCTCGACAAAGGTGTCAACGGATTTAGAATGGATGTTATCAATCTGATTTCTAAACCTGCCGGCTTACCTGATGCTCCGCAAGCACCAGGTGCACCATACGGAAATGTTGAACCACTAGTATCTGACGGACCACGTTTGAACGAATTTTTGCACGAAATGAACCTGGAAGTTCTTTCAAAATACGACATTATGACCGTTGGCGAAATGCCTGGTTCAACTCCAGAAGATGCCATCGAATATACCGGCTTGAAGTCAAACGAATTGAACATGGTCTTCCAATTTGAACACGTTGGACTAGCTGCTAACCCTGATAAAAAGCTCGGTAAATGGAACGACCAACCAATCCAACTAGTCGACTTGAAAAAAGCTTTATCACGTTGGCAAGTCGAACTTGATGGCAAAGGCTGGAATAGTCTTTACTGGAACAACCATGACCAACCACGTGCCGTATCAAGATTTGCAACTGATGATCCTAAGTATCGCGTTAAAGCTGCCAAAATGCTCGGCACGACTTTGCATATGATGCAAGGAACTCCTTACGTTTACGAAGGTGAAGAGTTAGGCGAAACTAACGTCCATTATCAAAAACTCGATCAATACGAAGACATCGAAAGTATCAATGCTTATCACCAATTGGTTGAAAAAGACCAAGCTGTTGATGGCCCCACAATGTTGAAATACATGGAAAACATGTCTCGTGACAATGCTAGAACGCCAATGCAATGGGACGATAGCGATAACGCTGGATTTACCACTGGTAAACCTTGGTTCGCACTCAACCCTAATTACAATGAGATCAATGCTAAGAGCCAAGTTGACGATCCTAATTCAGTCTTCAACTACTATCGTCAATTGATCGACTTACGTCACAATAGTGATTTGATCACGCTCGGAACTTATGAGGAGATCGACCCAGACGATAACGAAGTCTTTGCCTATCGCCGTCACTATCAAGGACAAACTTTGCTAGTCATCAGTAACTTTACTGACCAGACAGTTCAAAGAGATTATGGTCAAGCAAATGCAAAACGCTTGATTGGTAACTACGAAGATAGTCAAAATGACACTCTTAGACCTTATGAAACAAACGTTTATCTTTTAAACGACTAATAAAACATGCAAAAAAGAGACACATCTAAATGAATAGATGCGCCTCTTTTTGTAAGCGGACTATTAATCGACCATGATTAGATAATCCAATACACGAGATTGTATTTTTACAAGAGTTCATTATACATGAATTAAAGCTAATTGCTAGAAAAAATCATTTCTCAGCTGAGATCATATATTCTTTTTCAGGATAATTGTCTTGATTGTAAAGCATTTCAGCAATTGATAATGACAGTGAGTATAAACTAATTGGTTCGCCACTGACTTTTTCACGAACTGGTTCAACGATTGATTTTTCAACATCATCATTATATTTAAAGAAATGGCATAACAATAGTGTGTAGTCTAAATTACTGTTCTTAATAGTATCCGCACCGGCTTTTTGGCCAGTCACATAATTAGTTTCAATTTCTTCACTGAATCCAAATGTTTTAGCTAAAGCAAAGTTCTCCGGAGTGATCTCAGGATAGTTAAGTTGAAATTGTGTTGTCCAGAAGAGACGCTTAACACCAGTTTCTTCCATTGCTTTAACTAATGGTTTCGCAAATTGGTCAACATCGAATGGTCCAAGCGTTGAATAAACAACATCAATCCCCTTTAAAGCAGCTTTCAAATCATCAACATTAGTTGCATCTCCAATAATTTGTTTAGCTAATGATGTATCTTGCTCTGATGGCGTACGGTCAAATAAAGTGATATTCGTGCCTGAAAAAACTGATACCTTCTTGTATACTTCGTAACCTAATTTACCTGTTCCTAAAATAAGAATATTCATAATAATTTCCTCCAGATGTTTCAAATATTTTTTTCGTGGTATGGTTATTTCAAGTTATGTTAAGGAGCTTATGATGTTAGCTATTGATAGAGATTCCTCTACTCCAATTTTTCAACAAATATCTGAACAGATCCAGCAAGAAATAGTTGCTGGTTCTTTATCTGCTCATCAAACTTTGACTAGTACTCGGACATTGGCCCAAGACTTGGACATCAGTCGAAACACTGTCCGTAGAGCCTACGAACAATTGATCATTGAAGGTTTTATTGAAAGTAAGCCCAAAGCTGGCTATCGTGTCGTTGCCCACCTGCCAAGCATTGTTCATCAATCCGAAACTGCGATTCAGAATCGTTATATTTATAAAAACTTGATCGACTTCATGGAAACTTTTGATAAGTTAGAATTTTTTCCACAAAAAGACTGGTCTCGTGCTGAACAAAAGATGAAATTACAGGGATTGCAACACGTCCAGCCCGCCAATGGCGACTTAGACTATCGAATCCAATTGTCGACATTTTTAAAACGGACTAAACAAATCGAGGTTACGCCTGATCAAATCGTTATCGTC from Companilactobacillus sp. includes these protein-coding regions:
- a CDS encoding NAD(P)H-binding protein — protein: MNILILGTGKLGYEVYKKVSVFSGTNITLFDRTPSEQDTSLAKQIIGDATNVDDLKAALKGIDVVYSTLGPFDVDQFAKPLVKAMEETGVKRLFWTTQFQLNYPEITPENFALAKTFGFSEEIETNYVTGQKAGADTIKNSNLDYTLLLCHFFKYNDDVEKSIVEPVREKVSGEPISLYSLSLSIAEMLYNQDNYPEKEYMISAEK
- a CDS encoding LacI family DNA-binding transcriptional regulator; the encoded protein is MVATIKDIAQKTGVSAATVSRVLTNKEGFFGDKTAKKVRDAAKELGYRKNTSAMELVTKKSNDLAVIVNATKTNFSNAIIDGIQEMAFPQNLNVIILYAGDEDSERQRRAINTVVERSVMGVLLLSVDLAPKNLELLQSANIPFCFLSISLDGRNLPFISSDDYQIGYQATKYLLDRGHTKIGLAGLEFERTITGVLRLKGYHQALLDAGVEPKSEWTSLGDYSYEAGQKSMTDYGAKTELTAVVCGSDWVAIGVMNQARSFGLAVPDDLSIVAIDGTNLCEIVQPQLTSVTQSFYDMGVAGVNWLLDSKKRVDQKITPITINERESVRMIR
- a CDS encoding SLC45 family MFS transporter; amino-acid sequence: MVDNKTLETDIPAETTTAKNSVSKNSLPNLSMRTIFAMTFGFFGVNMAFSLQSSQMGRIFQTIGADPTKLGFFFILPPLAGMIVQPLIGKYSDRTWNRFGRRMPYLLIGAPIAALVMVLLPNGGNLGLGFASVAALWFGAISVLFMDLSSNVCMQPFKMIIGDMVNEDQKDLAWSWQQSFSNLGGVLATILPFLLTWFGISNVAPKGTVPLSLRLAFYIGAAILLITALYTVMSVHEYDPDTYADYHHIDRNAHKKSVSLWKLVKTAPKSFWEIFVVQIFNWFAFQYLCTYGTGAIAKNVWHTVNASSAGYQAAGNWFGIMTCVQSIAAVVWGFAVLSHTKPTQRKFWLRLSLILGGLGFVSIFFIHSQLLLIIPFCLIGIWYLTMQTQPLSLFTESLNGENEGAYLGLFNCGICLPQIIASLLSFVIFPMVGKSMPGMIAVAGVALLIGSLAVSVIHPTITKTTEEEM
- a CDS encoding glycoside hydrolase family 13 protein yields the protein MTKKWWQGSVVYQVYPRSYQDSNGDGIGDLPGLTQRLPYIKKLGADVIWLNPIYKSPDKDNGYDISDYRSIQPAYGTMDDFDTMLESAHKQGLKILMDLVVNHTSDKHEWFEQSRQSKDNPYSDYYIWRDPVDGHAPNNWGSYFSGPAWTYEPKRGQYYLHLFAPGQPDLNWENPKVRQEVYSLMKFWLDKGVNGFRMDVINLISKPAGLPDAPQAPGAPYGNVEPLVSDGPRLNEFLHEMNLEVLSKYDIMTVGEMPGSTPEDAIEYTGLKSNELNMVFQFEHVGLAANPDKKLGKWNDQPIQLVDLKKALSRWQVELDGKGWNSLYWNNHDQPRAVSRFATDDPKYRVKAAKMLGTTLHMMQGTPYVYEGEELGETNVHYQKLDQYEDIESINAYHQLVEKDQAVDGPTMLKYMENMSRDNARTPMQWDDSDNAGFTTGKPWFALNPNYNEINAKSQVDDPNSVFNYYRQLIDLRHNSDLITLGTYEEIDPDDNEVFAYRRHYQGQTLLVISNFTDQTVQRDYGQANAKRLIGNYEDSQNDTLRPYETNVYLLND